In Gammaproteobacteria bacterium, one genomic interval encodes:
- a CDS encoding pantoate--beta-alanine ligase produces the protein MQTVHTLASLRAAVDHWRSERQRVAFVPTMGNLHDGHLQLVSRAARAGERVVVSIFVNPTQFAPDEDFAHYPRTLKQDSLKLAENGVHLLFAPGLEEMYPHGPENTARVEVPGLSEQLEGAARPGFFTGVATVVTKLLCAVRPHVAVFGEKDYQQLLLVRRLVAELCMPVEIIAAPTVRELDGLAMSSRNSYLSMEQRRRAPVLYASLCRVRDRLLQGERNYAAMENDARHQLLAAGFRPDYVALRRAADLAAPAAADEQLVVLAAARLGTTRLIDNLLVTLKNKS, from the coding sequence ATGCAGACCGTTCACACCCTCGCCAGCCTGCGGGCCGCCGTGGACCACTGGCGCAGCGAGCGCCAGCGCGTCGCCTTTGTGCCCACCATGGGCAATCTCCACGACGGCCATTTGCAACTGGTTTCCCGCGCCGCCCGGGCTGGGGAACGGGTGGTGGTGAGCATCTTCGTCAACCCCACTCAGTTCGCGCCAGACGAAGATTTTGCGCACTATCCGCGCACCTTGAAGCAGGACAGCTTGAAACTGGCGGAGAACGGTGTTCATTTGCTGTTTGCGCCGGGGCTGGAGGAGATGTATCCCCACGGGCCGGAAAACACCGCCCGCGTAGAGGTTCCCGGCCTGTCGGAGCAATTGGAAGGGGCCGCCCGCCCGGGTTTTTTCACGGGCGTGGCCACGGTGGTGACCAAGCTGCTGTGCGCCGTGCGGCCCCACGTGGCGGTGTTCGGCGAGAAAGACTACCAGCAGTTGCTGCTGGTGCGGCGCCTGGTGGCGGAACTGTGCATGCCTGTTGAAATCATCGCCGCGCCCACCGTGCGCGAGCTGGACGGGTTGGCCATGAGTTCCCGCAACAGCTATCTGAGCATGGAGCAGCGCCGCCGCGCGCCGGTGCTCTACGCCAGCCTGTGCCGGGTGCGCGACCGTCTGCTTCAGGGCGAGCGCAACTACGCCGCTATGGAAAACGACGCCCGCCATCAATTGCTTGCGGCGGGTTTCCGGCCGGACTACGTGGCCTTGCGGCGGGCGGCCGATCTGGCCGCCCCGGCTGCGGCGGACGAACAGCTCGTCGTGCTGGCCGCGGCCCGCCTGGGGACGACCCGCCTGATCGATAACCTGCTGGTGACATTGAAGAACAAGTCCTGA
- the panB gene encoding 3-methyl-2-oxobutanoate hydroxymethyltransferase: MTKQKPVTVATLRRLKQQGEKFACLTAYDASFATLVDEAGVDVILVGDSLGMVVHGRDDTVAVTVDDIVYHSRCVARGRQRALLMADMPFMSYATAEQALANAARLMQEGGAHAVKLEGGAAQVDTVRLLSERGIPVCAHLGLQPQFVHRLGGYKVQGREVEAAQRMRRDAQALQEAGADLLLLESVPRTLAADITREVALPVIGIGAGSCCDGQILVLYDMLGVTPGHRPRFTHDFLDEEGTVPAALRAYVAAVKSGCFPGPEHGFD; this comes from the coding sequence ATGACGAAGCAGAAACCGGTTACGGTGGCCACATTGCGCAGGCTCAAACAGCAGGGGGAGAAGTTTGCCTGCCTCACGGCCTATGATGCCAGCTTTGCCACGTTGGTGGACGAAGCCGGAGTGGACGTCATTTTGGTGGGGGATTCCCTGGGGATGGTGGTGCACGGCCGGGACGACACGGTGGCCGTGACGGTGGACGATATCGTCTACCACAGCCGCTGCGTGGCCCGGGGCCGGCAGCGGGCACTGCTGATGGCCGACATGCCATTTATGAGCTATGCCACGGCGGAGCAGGCGCTGGCCAATGCGGCCCGCCTGATGCAGGAAGGGGGCGCCCACGCCGTCAAGCTGGAGGGCGGCGCGGCGCAGGTGGATACGGTGCGGCTGCTCAGTGAACGGGGGATCCCCGTGTGCGCCCACCTGGGCCTGCAACCCCAGTTTGTCCACCGCCTGGGCGGTTACAAGGTGCAGGGTCGGGAGGTGGAGGCCGCCCAGCGCATGCGCCGGGATGCCCAGGCCCTGCAGGAGGCGGGGGCCGATCTGCTGCTGCTGGAGAGTGTTCCCCGGACGCTGGCCGCAGACATCACCCGGGAGGTGGCGCTGCCGGTGATCGGCATCGGCGCCGGGTCTTGTTGCGACGGTCAGATCCTGGTGTTGTACGACATGCTGGGGGTGACCCCCGGGCACCGGCCCCGTTTCACTCACGATTTTCTGGATGAAGAGGGCACAGTGCCTGCGGCCCTCCGGGCCTATGTGGCGGCGGTGAAGTCCGGTTGTTTCCCCGGTCCTGAGCACGGTTTCGACTGA
- a CDS encoding deoxynucleoside kinase, with protein MNNSAPAHIVVEGPIGVGKTSLARRLADSLGAELMLERAEENPFLERFYREPGHAALPTQLYFLFQRSRQMRDLKQGDLFRPALVCDFMLEKDRLFAQVTLDADELDLYEQVYERVAIEAPLPDLVVYLQAPVEVLLRRIKKRGVSCEQKIDAAYLERLARAYADFFHHYHSAPLLIVNAAQINPVASELDYTSLLQRIREIRGGRHYFNPAPFEI; from the coding sequence GTGAACAATTCCGCGCCGGCGCACATTGTGGTTGAGGGTCCCATCGGGGTGGGCAAAACCAGCCTCGCCCGTCGGTTGGCGGACAGCCTGGGCGCGGAATTGATGCTGGAGCGGGCGGAAGAGAACCCCTTTTTGGAACGTTTCTACCGCGAGCCGGGCCATGCCGCCCTGCCCACCCAGCTCTATTTTCTGTTTCAGCGTTCCCGCCAGATGCGGGATCTCAAGCAGGGGGATTTGTTTCGTCCGGCCCTGGTCTGCGATTTCATGCTCGAAAAGGACCGTTTGTTCGCCCAGGTGACGCTGGACGCGGATGAACTGGACCTTTACGAGCAAGTGTACGAACGGGTCGCCATCGAAGCGCCCCTGCCTGACCTGGTGGTGTATTTGCAGGCGCCGGTGGAGGTGCTGCTGCGGCGCATCAAGAAACGTGGCGTGAGCTGCGAGCAGAAAATAGACGCGGCTTATTTGGAGCGGCTGGCGAGGGCTTACGCTGATTTCTTCCACCACTACCACAGTGCGCCCCTGCTCATCGTCAACGCGGCGCAGATCAATCCTGTGGCCAGTGAGCTGGATTATACTTCCCTGTTGCAGCGCATCCGCGAGATTCGCGGCGGCCGGCATTATTTTAATCCCGCACCGTTTGAGATCTAA